One region of Longimicrobium sp. genomic DNA includes:
- a CDS encoding DUF4350 domain-containing protein produces the protein MLVGLVLVLLILSTLVGTQAPDNREDPRASTFLTSTGGLQALYWTLEEVKIPVARRTAPLVGAGGTDSLPRALALISPAEQPTPAEMHALAEHVRGGGTLVFAASPWPTGGQVYDTLGLDVNSLPGAQGAEYGEGAAATARPHRWTEGTRTVKGFRRGFADSSRVVRERRATVLLEAGGKPVAITYKMGGGTVVAFADARPLTNERLRTSGAAPVFARAAAELAAGGALTFDEYHQGFQGDGSVWKALRRFLAEHPAGHASLQLFAVLLLLMLAAGRRFGAPLPPPPARRRSPLEHVDALAGAYRQAGAKRTARRLLVAGMARRLGKRAPADEAGAAELLGRMATASPVGRDAAAALQTEWKRGTDAELVSVARRVDDLLDEVKR, from the coding sequence CCCGCGCGCCTCCACCTTTCTCACCTCCACCGGCGGACTCCAGGCGCTGTACTGGACGCTGGAAGAGGTGAAGATCCCCGTGGCCCGGCGCACCGCGCCGCTGGTGGGCGCGGGCGGGACCGACTCGCTTCCCCGCGCGCTCGCCCTCATCTCCCCCGCCGAGCAGCCCACCCCCGCCGAGATGCACGCGCTGGCCGAGCACGTTCGCGGGGGCGGAACGCTGGTGTTCGCCGCGAGCCCGTGGCCCACCGGGGGGCAGGTGTACGACACCCTGGGGCTGGACGTCAACTCGCTGCCGGGCGCACAGGGCGCGGAGTACGGCGAGGGCGCGGCGGCCACCGCCCGCCCGCACCGCTGGACGGAGGGCACGCGCACGGTCAAGGGCTTCCGCCGCGGGTTCGCCGACAGCTCGCGCGTGGTCCGAGAGCGCCGCGCGACCGTGCTCCTGGAAGCGGGGGGGAAGCCCGTGGCCATCACCTACAAGATGGGCGGGGGAACGGTCGTGGCGTTCGCCGACGCGCGGCCGCTGACGAACGAGCGGCTGCGCACGAGCGGCGCCGCGCCCGTGTTCGCCCGGGCCGCGGCGGAGCTGGCGGCGGGCGGGGCGCTGACCTTCGACGAGTACCACCAGGGCTTTCAGGGCGACGGAAGCGTGTGGAAGGCGCTGCGGCGGTTCCTGGCCGAGCATCCTGCCGGGCACGCCTCGCTGCAGCTGTTCGCCGTGCTGCTGCTGCTGATGCTGGCGGCCGGACGGCGCTTCGGCGCGCCGCTGCCGCCCCCGCCCGCGCGGCGGCGGTCGCCGCTGGAACACGTGGACGCGCTGGCGGGCGCGTACCGGCAGGCGGGGGCCAAACGCACGGCCCGGCGGCTGCTGGTGGCGGGAATGGCGCGGCGGCTGGGGAAGCGCGCGCCGGCCGACGAAGCGGGCGCGGCGGAGCTGCTGGGCCGCATGGCCACGGCCAGCCCCGTGGGGCGCGATGCCGCGGCGGCGCTGCAAACGGAATGGAAGCGCGGGACCGACGCCGAGCTGGTGTCGGTGGCCCGTCGCGTCGACGATCTACTGGACGAGGTAAAACGGTGA